Genomic segment of Apium graveolens cultivar Ventura chromosome 7, ASM990537v1, whole genome shotgun sequence:
ccaaggagcaaaggagtccctGAGAGAATACCTGAACCGATTCACGAAGGAGGCTTTGAAGGCACCTGATCTTGACGATAAAGTGTCTATGATAGCCCTACAGCAAGGGACTAGagacgagttctttaagatgtccctgGCCAAGCCCCCCTCGAAAGCATGCtacagctccaggatagggccgaaaagtatatcaaggtggagtAAACTATGAAGAAGACAACTTTGAGTAATGAACCTGCTGGAAACAAGAAGTGGAAGACGGATCAGGAATACgatgccaaggacaagtatcctcaAATTGGCAAAAGCTCTGACTCctcctcttctaagaagaatcagCAACCAAGGTTTACTGAATATGCGAGGttgaatgctccaaggagccaaatccttATGAAAATTGAGAAGGACAAAGAGTTCAAATGGCCAaagccactaaggggagaccccgaGAAAAAAGATCAGAGTCGATATTGCAGTTTACACAAAGAAGTTGGTCATGATACTGATGATTGTAGGcaactcaaggatgagattgGGTATTTGATCCGAAGGGGAAAATTCGGAcgtttcaccaagggtgaagaggcTGAAGGCTAAAAGAGAAACAATGACCGAAGAGATGACGATCGAAGGGGGTAATGACAGAGATCGCAACCCACAGCCCCGAGGGCCAGTAATTAATATGATCTCAGGAGGTCATACAGCAGTTGGTACTACAAGAAACTCTCGAAAAGCTTATGCGAGAGAGGTGATGGGCATAGTTGGAGAACCATCTAAGCGTTCTAAGTCATTGATGACGCTTGAATTTGGTGACccagaccttgaaggtttgaaattttCTCAGGATGATCCTCTGGTTATCACTCCGGTAATTGGAAATTGTCATGTTATGAGGGTCCTAATGGACAATGGAGATTCCGTGGATATTCTTTTCCCTGACACATTCATAAGGATGGGCTACAATGTTTCTCAACTAACTCCATCTGACGCACCTATCTTCGGGTTTAACCACATGAAATATAAAGTCGAAGGAGCAATACAACTTCCCGTAACTATCGGGGAAGAGCCCAGCGAGGCTACACAAATGTTAAAATTTCAGGTTGTTAAGGCAGCCACTACTTACAATGCCATCATGGGTAGAACAAGGATCCATGCGTTCAAGGCTATAACCTCAACCTACCACATGGTACTGAAATTCTCTACTAGGAATGGTGTTGGATAAGCGAAAGGAGATCAGAAAATGGCCCGCAGTTGCTATGTTGTAGCACTCAGACCTGATGGAACTGGGGGGCAGGTCCTTcccatagaagacatggatgtccCCGAGAATGATGAACTTTGAGGGAAGCCAACAGAGGACTTAGTCCCAATTCCCCTAGACTTCTTAGACCCGGAGAATGTCATGTTTATTGGAGCATCACTGGACAAACCCTTGAAAGGCCAATTGACAACTTTTCTACAAAAGAAcagtgatgtgtttgcttggacAACAGATGATATGCATGGGATTGACCCGAACCTCATAACTCATAGGTTGAACATTGATCCAACTCGGAAGGTTGTAAAGCAgaagaagagaacttatgcccctgatAGGCTGGAAGCCATTAAACAGGAGGTCGAGAAGCTTCTAGAAGCTGGGTTCATTGAGGAAGTGCAATTTCCTGAATGGTTGGCCAGCCCCATAATGGTTAAGAAGgctaatgggaagtggaggatgtgcattGACTTCACTGGCTTGAATGATGCTTGTCCTAAGGACTACTACTtctaccaaggattgataccctAATCGACGCTACCGCTGGACACGAGATGCTAAGTATTATGGATGGCTTCATTGGTTACAATCAGATTAAAATGCACAAGGATGAAACACCCAAGGTATCTTTCATAATTGACTTTGGTGtgttttgttatcttgttatggattttggacttaagaatgcaggagctacttaccaaagattggtaaataagatattcgcccatctaattgggaagaccatggaggtctatgttgatgacatgttagtcataagcctaagcaaggccgatcatattagtcacctcagagaggcatttgaagtgttgaggcaccacaagatgatgttaaaccccaCCAAGTGTGTTTTTGGTGTTAGGTCTGAAATTTCTTTGGAGCACATGGTCTCTAAGAGGGGAATAGAGGCCAACCCTGACAATATCAAAGacatcctggacatggagccaccacgcTTCATCAAGGACGTTTAGAAGCTGACAAGAAGAATCGCAgctctagggaggttcatctccaagtctacAAATGTCTGCCCTTTTTCAGAACCTTTAAGAAGGTGAAGAATTTCGAATGGACAGctgagagccaagaggcctttgaacaGCTAAAGAAGTACATGAATGAAGCCCCGTTGCTGGCAAAACCAAGTCCGGAGGATACCCTTTATTTGTACCTAGCGGTATCTGAACAAACCGTGAGTGCAGTCCTTATAAAGGAAGAACAGAAACTCCAGAATCCTGTATATTATGTAAGCAAGGTGCTCCATGGAGCATAGTTGAATTACTCCACCACAGAGAAGTTTGCGCTTGCTCTCATTACAGCTTCGAggaagttgagaccatacttTCAGGCTCACAAGATCGAAATCTTGACAGACCAACctttgaggaacattcttcatagcccaaaggccagtggaaggctcatcaagtgggcaattaagttaggagaatttgatatcaagtacAAACCTCGAACGGCCATCAAGGCTCAAGCCTTAGCAGACTTCGTGGTCGAATGCACCATTAACGACCAAGAAGCAGGGGGCAGGAGATAGTAACCCCAGAAGGATGAGAGAAAGAGAAGGGTAAAGAAACGACCctgaaagagtattgggttctccattttgacagagcatccaaaacaaaatctagtggtgtaggcctagtcttgcaaagccccgatgggtttaTGATTAagtatgctttgaagttggacttCCCAACTATGAACAACGAAGCATTGATAGCTGGTTTAGGCTTGGCTCGAGCCGTGAGGACCAAAAACCTGAAGGTTTGTGGAGACTCAAAACTGGTGGTCTCTCAAGTTAATGGAGAGTTTGAGGCCAAAGATGATATTATGGTCAAGTACCTGAGAGTCGTAAATGGAATATTGACTCAATTTGATGAATGGTATGTAAAACATGTTCCAAGAGAGGTGAACACTATGGCGGATGCCTTGTCCCAGTTCGTCTCGTCTGAAATCGAGAACTATCCGAGAAGTATCTACTTCCAGGTCTCGAAGACCCCTACTATTCATGTCATAAATCTGATAGCACCGGTTGGTGTGACAAGCTGTTGGATAGACCCGATCAAGACCCACTTAGAGACTGGGTGGCTCCCTGACGATGCCCAGGATGCACGCAAGCTGTCGATTAGAGCATTGAGATATTCGTTGATTGAAGGCCTTTTCTACAAAAGGTCCTTTGTTATTCCGTACCTGAAGTGTTTGAGACCTCTTGAAGCAGAGGAGGCACTTAAAGAAGCCATGAAGGGATTTTTGGAAAACACTTGGGGAGCAGggccctcgctcacaagataactcggTTGAGATTCTACTGGCCAACTATGCTAGCCGATGCAAAGGCTTATGTGAAGAAATATGGCAGGTGCCAGAGGCACGCTCCAATAGTACGACAGCGCCCAGAGAGGCTAACATCTATCAGCACACCCATCCCTTTTGCaatatggggaatggatatacttggaccaTTTCCTGTAGCATCGGGACATAGAAAGTTTATTGTGGTAGTCATAGACTACTTCACAGagtggattgaggctaaggcactagccaagataaccaccaagcaaaTTGCCAAATTCTTCTGGGAGAATGTGATATGCTGATTTGGAATCCGACGCATCCTTGTCACGGATAATGGGCGACAATTTGATAATACGGAATTCAGAAAGTACTGCGATGATAACAGCATAGAGCTTCGCTTCACCTCGGTTGCTCACCCACAAGCAAACGGGCAGGCGGAagttgctaacagaatcatccttgatggacttaagaaaaGTATTGAACGCTCAAGAAATACTTGGGCATATGAGTTGA
This window contains:
- the LOC141673171 gene encoding uncharacterized protein LOC141673171, which produces MTEEMTIEGGNDRDRNPQPRGPVINMISGGHTAVGTTRNSRKAYAREVMGIVGEPSKRSKSLMTLEFGDPDLEGLKFSQDDPLVITPVIGNCHVMRVLMDNGDSVDILFPDTFIRMGYNVSQLTPSDAPIFGFNHMKYKVEGAIQLPVTIGEEPSEATQMLKFQVVKAATTYNAIMGRTRIHAFKAITSTYHMVLKFSTRNGVG
- the LOC141673172 gene encoding uncharacterized protein LOC141673172, producing MFIGASLDKPLKGQLTTFLQKNSDVFAWTTDDMHGIDPNLITHRLNIDPTRKVVKQKKRTYAPDRLEAIKQEVEKLLEAGFIEEVQFPEWLASPIMVKKANGKWRMCIDFTGLNDACPKDYYFYQGLIP
- the LOC141673173 gene encoding uncharacterized protein LOC141673173 — translated: MIKYALKLDFPTMNNEALIAGLGLARAVRTKNLKVCGDSKLVVSQVNGEFEAKDDIMVKYLRVVNGILTQFDEWYVKHVPREVNTMADALSQFVSSEIENYPRSIYFQVSKTPTIHVINLIAPVGVTSCWIDPIKTHLETGWLPDDAQDARKLSIRALRYSLIEGLFYKRSFVIPYLKCLRPLEAEEALKEAMKGFLENTWGAGPSLTR
- the LOC141673174 gene encoding uncharacterized protein LOC141673174, coding for MLADAKAYVKKYGRCQRHAPIVRQRPERLTSISTPIPFAIWGMDILGPFPVASGHRKFIVVVIDYFTEWIEAKALAKITTKKYCDDNSIELRFTSVAHPQANGQAEVANRIILDGLKKSIERSRNTWAYELMPILWAYRTTCKVTTEDTPFMVAYGTEVVVPLEITHGSLRIKAYEPETNEEGIRPLSISFTRSEMRPTPAIHSINKEPPSIIIEGLKKGYFNKKILF